The proteins below are encoded in one region of Sulfitobacter sp. SK012:
- a CDS encoding IS256 family transposase, translated as METTNIVDFSRRDGITDALTDLLRTGAQQLIATAVEAELESYLSQFTTARTEAGHATVVRNGHHPERPFQTGIGPVNVRIPKVRSKNGQPVTFHSALVPPYVRRTKTLEAALPWLYLKGISSGEMGSALKVLLGPDAAGLSANTVSRLKRDWANEYGEWRKAALDDEPLVYIWADGVHSGLRGEDDKLCALVIVGVTARGKKRFLAIEDGVRESTQSWREALLSLKSRGMNAPKLAIGDGAMGFWAAIDEVYPETRHQRCWQHKTMNVLNCLPKLSQPKAKAAIHNIRQAETKDDAGKALDLFIKTYEPKYPKATLCLQKDREELMAFFDFPAQHWQSIRTSNPIESAFATIRHRTKRSKGCLSRDGMLHMMFKLGQCAEQNWRKLRGFDYLAKVITGVAFKDGIEATENSQIAA; from the coding sequence ATGGAAACGACTAACATTGTTGATTTTTCGCGTCGAGACGGGATCACGGACGCGCTGACGGATTTATTGAGAACAGGAGCGCAGCAATTGATCGCAACAGCCGTTGAAGCTGAGCTTGAAAGCTATCTGTCTCAGTTTACCACCGCGCGCACTGAGGCCGGTCATGCGACTGTTGTGCGCAATGGGCATCATCCCGAGCGCCCGTTCCAAACGGGCATCGGCCCCGTGAACGTGCGCATTCCCAAGGTTCGCTCAAAAAACGGCCAGCCCGTGACATTCCATTCGGCCCTGGTGCCACCGTACGTGCGCAGAACCAAAACGTTGGAAGCGGCCTTGCCATGGCTGTATCTGAAGGGCATCTCCAGCGGTGAAATGGGCTCGGCTCTCAAGGTTCTTCTGGGCCCTGATGCGGCGGGATTGTCGGCAAATACGGTCTCACGGCTCAAGCGCGATTGGGCCAACGAATACGGCGAGTGGAGAAAGGCAGCGTTGGACGATGAGCCCTTGGTCTACATCTGGGCTGACGGTGTCCACAGCGGCCTTCGGGGCGAGGATGACAAGCTCTGCGCCCTTGTGATTGTGGGGGTAACAGCCCGTGGCAAGAAGCGGTTCTTGGCTATTGAGGACGGGGTGCGCGAGTCCACGCAGAGCTGGCGCGAGGCTCTCCTCAGCCTCAAAAGCCGGGGAATGAACGCCCCGAAACTTGCTATTGGAGATGGTGCCATGGGGTTCTGGGCCGCCATAGATGAAGTCTATCCTGAGACCCGTCATCAACGCTGTTGGCAACACAAAACTATGAATGTGCTCAACTGTTTGCCCAAGCTGTCTCAGCCAAAGGCCAAAGCTGCGATCCACAACATCCGGCAGGCTGAGACCAAAGATGATGCGGGCAAGGCCTTAGATTTGTTCATCAAAACCTACGAACCCAAATACCCCAAGGCGACGCTGTGCCTGCAAAAGGACCGCGAGGAACTCATGGCATTCTTCGACTTTCCAGCACAACACTGGCAAAGCATCCGCACCAGTAATCCAATTGAATCCGCCTTTGCCACGATCCGTCATCGCACCAAACGATCAAAGGGCTGCCTCTCACGCGACGGCATGCTGCACATGATGTTCAAGCTGGGGCAATGCGCCGAGCAAAACTGGAGGAAACTACGCGGCTTTGACTACCTCGCCAAAGTCATCACCGGCGTCGCATTCAAAGACGGAATTGAAGCCACTGAAAACAGCCAGATCGCCGCATGA
- a CDS encoding ABC transporter transmembrane domain-containing protein → MEQRDRLHGQIIRIEKFDSTHINQKPISVSDVMNRFRSLMPWLIFATFMSNLTGLATPLLIMVIYDRVIPSGSTDLVFSLVTIVLVFIATDAVFRTARSSALTHMGKETEQALGLALFRKLMALPVGQIKKSDVEQQLARFKQFEAFRDVFTGQLLITVLDLPFTFIFFFVLFWLSPQVALLIAALAFIFIVATFYFLPVQEKLGIAASQHGAELQAHVFEAANHQRVIQRLGLGNHWIEKQAFLMDTAAKSTQMYSASQLMSQNIGQSLMAFAGIGAVCLGTLSAIAGDLSFGALIAIMSLVWKILSPLQALYASIPQIFSFQKSKAQSDRVLAIPGELVRGVTQSHQKTFNGQISLNGVTKRYDASSSPALSQLTLNINPKEFVVLCGNDSSGKTTLLNLLCGFYQPTIGTALLGGGVIVKSGV, encoded by the coding sequence TTGGAGCAACGAGACCGCTTGCACGGTCAAATCATTCGAATTGAAAAATTTGATAGCACGCATATCAATCAAAAACCAATTTCCGTCTCAGACGTGATGAATCGTTTTCGCTCGTTGATGCCGTGGTTGATCTTTGCAACATTCATGTCGAACTTGACCGGCTTAGCAACCCCTTTGCTTATCATGGTCATTTATGACCGCGTCATACCATCTGGCTCCACCGATCTTGTCTTTTCGCTCGTCACTATCGTCTTGGTATTTATTGCGACTGATGCAGTGTTCCGAACCGCTCGGTCAAGCGCACTGACGCACATGGGTAAAGAGACGGAACAAGCTCTTGGCCTCGCGCTTTTTCGAAAACTCATGGCTCTGCCCGTGGGCCAAATAAAAAAGTCGGATGTTGAGCAACAGCTTGCAAGGTTTAAGCAATTCGAAGCATTTAGAGACGTATTTACAGGACAGCTTCTCATAACTGTTCTTGATCTTCCTTTCACGTTCATATTCTTTTTCGTACTCTTTTGGTTGTCCCCACAAGTCGCGCTTCTGATCGCAGCACTTGCTTTCATCTTTATCGTTGCAACTTTTTACTTTTTACCTGTCCAAGAGAAGCTTGGGATCGCAGCATCCCAGCATGGCGCTGAGCTTCAGGCCCATGTTTTCGAGGCTGCAAATCACCAACGCGTTATTCAACGCCTGGGATTGGGGAATCACTGGATTGAAAAACAAGCCTTTCTCATGGACACCGCAGCTAAATCAACACAGATGTATAGTGCTAGTCAGCTGATGTCTCAGAACATTGGTCAAAGTTTGATGGCTTTCGCTGGAATTGGTGCCGTTTGCTTGGGGACGCTAAGTGCCATAGCCGGTGATCTCAGCTTTGGAGCCCTTATTGCCATCATGTCGCTCGTCTGGAAGATTCTATCTCCGCTCCAAGCACTTTACGCGAGCATCCCTCAAATTTTCAGTTTTCAAAAAAGCAAAGCGCAAAGTGATCGCGTTCTTGCTATCCCCGGGGAATTAGTTCGAGGTGTCACACAGAGTCATCAAAAAACGTTTAATGGTCAAATAAGCTTGAACGGCGTGACAAAACGCTACGATGCAAGTAGCAGTCCCGCACTTTCGCAACTCACCCTCAATATTAATCCTAAAGAATTCGTTGTCTTATGCGGCAACGACAGCAGCGGCAAAACAACTCTATTGAACCTTTTATGCGGATTTTATCAGCCCACCATCGGCACTGCCCTCTTGGGCGGCGGAGTTATTGTCAAATCTGGTGTTTAA
- a CDS encoding VPLPA-CTERM sorting domain-containing protein yields MYIGDGASDTVYRLRDRNGNDNAQDAGEATVWFSSDNANEFALNTANGVAFGGDGALYVVEADTRGNPSGDVVYRTNDVNGDGDANDVGESSVWLDLGALDASSSPFEITFDGDAAFITDTAGGRPRIYRAEDADGNGTIESGEVVEFVAQGDAPFALALSASDGNLFAQDLFTDGLLRYTDLDGDGLIDLASEAFNVWDATGFTDGAIFDFAIDGDRGLVPSNQLDDNDTLLALFDTNGDGDFLDLGETQTFLLFSEQGVYPQRPRSVAFYSSVAPVPLPASILFLAAALGGLGIWKRRQSA; encoded by the coding sequence GTGTACATAGGCGACGGAGCGAGTGATACAGTTTACCGCCTGCGCGACCGAAACGGGAACGACAACGCGCAAGACGCGGGCGAAGCCACGGTTTGGTTTTCCAGCGACAATGCGAATGAATTTGCTTTAAACACCGCCAATGGCGTTGCCTTTGGAGGCGATGGCGCACTCTACGTCGTAGAGGCAGACACCAGGGGCAATCCCAGCGGTGATGTTGTGTATCGGACCAATGACGTGAACGGCGATGGTGATGCCAATGATGTCGGTGAAAGTTCTGTTTGGCTGGATCTCGGGGCTCTGGATGCCTCATCGTCTCCATTTGAAATCACCTTTGACGGCGACGCTGCATTTATCACTGACACAGCTGGAGGACGCCCGAGAATCTACAGGGCAGAAGATGCTGATGGAAACGGCACAATCGAAAGCGGCGAAGTTGTCGAATTTGTCGCGCAAGGCGATGCGCCCTTTGCACTTGCCCTGTCAGCCAGCGACGGCAATCTATTCGCACAGGATCTTTTTACAGACGGCTTGCTGCGGTACACAGATTTGGACGGGGATGGACTAATTGATCTAGCATCCGAGGCGTTCAATGTGTGGGATGCTACTGGCTTCACGGATGGGGCAATTTTTGACTTTGCTATTGATGGGGATCGCGGCTTAGTGCCAAGCAACCAGCTTGACGACAACGATACACTTCTGGCTCTGTTCGACACCAATGGCGATGGCGATTTCCTCGATCTAGGCGAGACGCAAACGTTCCTATTATTCAGTGAACAAGGTGTTTACCCACAAAGGCCGCGCTCTGTAGCCTTCTACAGCAGTGTCGCACCTGTACCTCTGCCCGCATCAATCCTGTTCTTGGCGGCGGCATTGGGCGGTCTTGGGATTTGGAAACGCCGCCAGAGCGCTTAG
- a CDS encoding LacI family DNA-binding transcriptional regulator — protein MSTPSKRPLTLRDVSEACGVSEMTVSRVLRKSGDVSDATRARVLEAAKTLGYVPNQIAGSLASQRVNLVAVIIPSLGNMVFPEVLNGINQVLDSTPLQPVVGVTDYLPEKEERVLYEMLSWRPTGVIIAGVEHSEATRAMLHNAGIPVVEIMDTDGNPVDANVGISHRRAGREMASAILREGYERIGFLGTKMPLDHRARKRFEGLTEGLAKAGVEVEDRAFYSGGSALAKGREMTHEMLERSPDLDFLYYSNDMIGAGGLLYLLEKGYDIPGQIGIAGFNGVELLDGLPRKLATMDACRAEIGRAAAEIILRRSEGDDEDAAPELIKLTPKIAFGDTLRRNQRR, from the coding sequence TTGTCCACGCCTTCAAAACGCCCGCTCACCCTCCGCGATGTATCCGAGGCATGCGGGGTTTCAGAAATGACAGTCAGCCGAGTGCTGCGTAAAAGCGGCGACGTCTCTGACGCAACCCGTGCGCGCGTGCTTGAGGCAGCCAAGACGCTGGGCTATGTGCCCAATCAGATCGCTGGATCCCTGGCCTCACAACGTGTCAATCTAGTGGCCGTCATTATTCCATCTTTGGGCAATATGGTTTTTCCCGAAGTTCTCAACGGCATCAATCAAGTTCTCGACAGCACACCGCTGCAACCCGTTGTCGGTGTAACGGATTATCTGCCCGAAAAAGAAGAACGGGTACTCTATGAAATGCTGTCTTGGCGGCCCACAGGGGTCATCATCGCAGGGGTTGAGCATTCCGAAGCGACACGGGCCATGCTGCACAATGCCGGTATTCCTGTCGTTGAAATTATGGACACAGATGGCAATCCAGTCGATGCAAACGTAGGTATCTCACACCGTCGCGCGGGGCGTGAAATGGCCAGTGCTATCTTGCGCGAGGGTTATGAACGGATTGGATTTCTTGGCACCAAGATGCCTTTGGACCACAGGGCTCGCAAGCGGTTCGAAGGGCTAACCGAAGGCTTGGCCAAGGCCGGCGTCGAAGTTGAAGACCGTGCTTTTTACTCCGGCGGTTCGGCACTCGCTAAGGGGCGCGAAATGACCCACGAGATGTTAGAGCGCTCTCCCGATCTCGATTTTCTGTATTATTCCAATGACATGATTGGTGCTGGCGGTCTCTTGTACTTGTTGGAAAAGGGCTACGATATTCCTGGCCAGATCGGTATTGCAGGCTTCAATGGCGTGGAGCTGCTGGACGGTCTACCGCGTAAGTTAGCCACAATGGACGCCTGCAGGGCCGAAATTGGCCGTGCCGCAGCAGAGATCATTCTGAGGCGTTCCGAAGGCGACGACGAGGACGCCGCGCCCGAACTCATCAAGTTGACGCCCAAGATCGCCTTTGGGGATACCTTGCGCCGCAACCAGCGAAGATGA
- a CDS encoding winged helix-turn-helix domain-containing protein: MTGPTLSNTQARRLFLDRHALTDAPHGSAKGPELLSLIERLGFVQLDSINTVARAHDLILFARKSQYKPQHLKKLFEGDRALFEHWTHDAAIIPLGYYPYWQMRRDQDAERLRKQWQNGRREGFEEQFQAVLEHIRTHGACGSSDVGKGEKRGSGGWWDWHPSKTALEYLWRSGEICVVGREGFQKRYDLTERVLNDALCDPAQAPSVEATVEWCCNGALDRLGFATHSEIAAFWGHIRPAAARAWCSAELKAGRIVEVQITGADGQTRAAFARPDVQDDPALNTKPTNRLRVLSPFDPALRDRKRAQRLFGFSYRIEVFVPEPKRIYGYYVFPILQGDQIVGRVDMKAFRDRDTLVVRALWPEPGIKWGKGRIAAFEAELQRLTQLAGVSKFEFGDGWLRGSAQHQFG; the protein is encoded by the coding sequence ATGACCGGCCCAACCCTTAGCAACACCCAAGCGCGGCGGCTATTTTTAGACCGGCATGCCTTGACCGACGCACCTCACGGAAGCGCAAAGGGCCCGGAATTGCTGAGCTTGATTGAGCGGCTCGGCTTCGTGCAACTGGACAGCATAAACACAGTCGCACGGGCCCATGATCTTATCCTTTTCGCCCGTAAATCCCAATATAAGCCGCAGCATCTCAAGAAACTCTTCGAAGGGGATCGCGCCCTTTTTGAGCATTGGACACACGACGCCGCCATCATTCCTTTGGGCTATTACCCCTATTGGCAGATGCGCCGTGACCAAGATGCTGAACGGTTGCGCAAGCAATGGCAGAACGGACGCCGCGAAGGGTTTGAAGAACAATTTCAAGCCGTCTTGGAACACATCCGCACCCACGGAGCATGCGGATCATCCGACGTTGGAAAAGGCGAAAAACGTGGATCCGGTGGATGGTGGGATTGGCATCCGTCCAAGACTGCGCTGGAATATCTTTGGCGCAGCGGTGAGATTTGTGTTGTGGGACGTGAAGGGTTCCAGAAACGTTACGACCTGACTGAAAGAGTATTGAACGACGCGCTCTGCGATCCAGCACAAGCCCCGTCTGTTGAAGCCACCGTAGAATGGTGCTGCAACGGTGCACTTGACCGACTTGGATTTGCCACTCATAGCGAAATTGCAGCGTTTTGGGGGCATATTAGGCCTGCCGCTGCGCGCGCATGGTGCTCGGCTGAGCTAAAGGCGGGCCGCATTGTCGAAGTCCAGATAACTGGGGCGGACGGTCAGACCCGCGCCGCGTTTGCACGCCCCGATGTGCAAGACGATCCTGCTCTCAATACCAAACCAACCAACCGCCTGCGTGTTCTCAGCCCCTTTGATCCTGCGCTACGCGACCGCAAACGGGCGCAGCGGCTGTTTGGGTTTTCCTACCGTATCGAAGTTTTTGTCCCCGAGCCAAAGCGTATCTATGGCTACTATGTCTTTCCCATTCTGCAGGGTGATCAGATCGTCGGCCGCGTCGACATGAAGGCTTTCCGGGACCGCGATACGCTTGTGGTGCGGGCACTGTGGCCAGAACCGGGTATCAAATGGGGTAAGGGACGCATCGCTGCATTTGAAGCTGAGCTTCAACGCCTCACTCAGCTCGCCGGGGTTAGTAAATTCGAGTTCGGCGACGGTTGGTTGCGCGGCTCAGCTCAGCACCAATTCGGCTAG
- a CDS encoding IclR family transcriptional regulator yields the protein MPDASMSDKAIPTNLRLLLLLEELARVGEPTTPTAANEALGLPKPTIHRLFHTLEQEGFLQRDIDGRSYAPGQRLRKLSVNVLSSARVRMVRLTVLNALAKEIGETCNIAMPERHAMIYLDRVETKWPLRIQLPIGTEVPFHCTASGKMYLSTLAPRLFSKYLNLATLEAHSAKSLTDPDALKEQIEIVRSAGYSTDNEEFMDGMVAVAVPILDDNKRLMATLSVHAPTQRVSLETLTGHIPRLQAAALELAELVLS from the coding sequence ATGCCTGACGCTAGTATGTCCGACAAAGCTATACCAACCAATCTAAGGTTGCTCTTGCTGTTGGAAGAACTGGCGCGGGTCGGAGAACCCACTACACCCACGGCGGCGAACGAGGCTTTGGGTCTGCCCAAGCCAACCATTCACCGGCTGTTCCATACGTTGGAACAAGAAGGGTTTTTACAGCGCGATATTGATGGGCGCTCCTATGCCCCCGGTCAGCGGTTGCGGAAGCTCTCAGTTAATGTCCTGTCTTCTGCACGAGTACGGATGGTCCGATTGACGGTGTTGAACGCACTGGCCAAAGAGATCGGAGAGACCTGCAACATTGCGATGCCGGAGCGGCACGCGATGATCTATCTGGACCGCGTTGAAACAAAATGGCCGCTGCGCATTCAGTTGCCTATTGGAACGGAAGTGCCGTTTCACTGTACGGCCAGTGGTAAGATGTATCTGTCGACGCTGGCACCGCGTTTATTCTCCAAATACCTCAACCTTGCGACGCTGGAGGCTCACTCAGCCAAATCTTTGACCGATCCAGATGCTTTGAAAGAGCAAATTGAGATTGTCCGCAGCGCTGGGTATTCAACGGATAATGAAGAATTCATGGATGGCATGGTCGCGGTCGCGGTGCCTATCTTGGACGACAACAAGCGGTTGATGGCAACGCTGTCTGTACACGCGCCGACCCAACGAGTCAGTCTCGAGACGCTGACAGGCCATATTCCACGCTTGCAAGCAGCAGCCCTAGAGCTAGCCGAATTGGTGCTGAGCTGA
- a CDS encoding TRAP transporter large permease, which yields MTDGSWITLISIAVTIFFMLGTPVLLVIFYWVIGCSFVIDLPLDNTGNELLNVFNKGFALLAMPLFILTGDLINQSGIARRLSDFAYSCLGWLRGGLAMAAIAACGLFAAISGSNSATTATIGSMLHPEMVKGGYDERFSAATAAAGGTVGIIIPPSIIFIVYGFLLNLPISDLFIAGIVPGALMVLAMMTAAFIICTINGWGFLIRLSPLRVIKTAIGAWLGFFAIGLVLWGIYSGKFSPTEAAGVTVGFCIIVGMISYPLNKIMGDGTDKPVEEKSVASMFVVEGFTLLSLPNIVSRSAQITGILVPLIAVSVAMQQVMSSLGAKEFIGAFVTGMGGYYAVLFTSMAIVFVTGMILESLPVTIILAPILAPIAASVGVDPIHFAVIFLVGASIGFITPPYGLNLYVASGVTGVPYFRLLRYIVPYLVALISVWILVALIPDLALVLLPSR from the coding sequence ATGACCGATGGATCTTGGATTACGCTTATTTCTATCGCTGTGACAATTTTCTTCATGCTGGGTACGCCAGTGTTGCTGGTTATCTTCTACTGGGTGATCGGCTGTAGCTTTGTGATCGACCTGCCCTTGGACAACACGGGCAACGAACTGCTGAACGTTTTCAACAAAGGCTTTGCTCTTTTGGCGATGCCCCTGTTCATCTTAACTGGGGATTTGATCAACCAATCTGGAATTGCGCGACGATTGTCGGATTTTGCCTATTCCTGTTTAGGGTGGTTGCGCGGCGGTTTGGCCATGGCGGCCATTGCAGCCTGCGGTCTGTTTGCGGCGATCTCTGGGTCCAACTCAGCGACCACAGCAACGATCGGTTCGATGCTTCATCCTGAAATGGTCAAAGGTGGCTATGATGAACGGTTCTCGGCAGCAACAGCTGCTGCGGGTGGTACGGTTGGTATCATCATCCCGCCGTCGATTATCTTTATCGTCTACGGGTTCTTGTTGAACCTGCCAATTTCTGACCTGTTCATCGCTGGTATCGTGCCGGGTGCGTTGATGGTTCTTGCCATGATGACGGCAGCTTTCATCATCTGTACGATCAACGGTTGGGGTTTCTTGATCCGTCTGTCGCCACTGCGTGTGATCAAAACAGCAATCGGTGCATGGTTGGGCTTCTTCGCTATCGGCCTGGTTCTGTGGGGCATTTACTCTGGTAAGTTCTCACCTACCGAAGCCGCTGGTGTGACAGTCGGCTTTTGTATCATCGTTGGCATGATCAGCTATCCACTCAACAAGATCATGGGTGATGGCACCGACAAGCCAGTCGAAGAAAAGTCCGTTGCGTCGATGTTTGTGGTAGAGGGCTTTACCTTGCTGAGCCTGCCAAACATCGTCTCGCGGTCTGCGCAGATCACCGGTATCTTGGTTCCGCTGATTGCCGTATCTGTTGCGATGCAACAGGTGATGTCATCGTTGGGCGCGAAGGAATTCATTGGTGCATTTGTGACAGGCATGGGCGGTTACTACGCTGTTCTGTTCACATCGATGGCAATTGTGTTTGTGACCGGCATGATCCTAGAATCATTGCCCGTAACGATCATTCTCGCACCTATCTTGGCCCCAATCGCTGCATCCGTGGGGGTCGATCCGATCCACTTCGCGGTGATCTTCCTTGTTGGTGCTTCGATTGGATTTATTACGCCTCCCTACGGTCTGAACCTCTATGTGGCCAGTGGCGTAACGGGTGTGCCCTACTTCAGACTGCTCAGGTACATCGTTCCATACCTTGTCGCTTTGATCAGTGTGTGGATTTTGGTTGCACTTATTCCTGACCTAGCATTAGTGCTCCTGCCGAGTAGATAA
- a CDS encoding TRAP transporter small permease, with protein MSILSEAWSVIPAILSGDPWEMKTAFYSDGMWLFGVVVTLVGGFLAHLLFKSVPFIERHLERGISVVAYLVIAAIIFWGVIDRFVFSSQWSGSTTVPPFLFMIMAWFGCSYNVKLRTHLSFSEFRSKMSPVRQMATLSLDAVLWLGFCLLAITTSLRFTAYSADNFQMVDGVDDVMKWWFYITVPIAFTLMSGRVVGNWLEDWSNFKAGNPIIKQAVIGGDV; from the coding sequence ATGTCGATTTTGTCCGAAGCATGGTCAGTTATACCTGCCATACTGTCTGGCGATCCATGGGAAATGAAGACCGCATTTTACTCAGATGGGATGTGGCTTTTTGGGGTCGTTGTGACACTGGTTGGAGGTTTCCTGGCGCATCTTTTGTTCAAGAGTGTTCCCTTCATCGAACGCCATCTAGAACGCGGCATATCAGTGGTTGCTTACCTTGTGATCGCGGCGATCATCTTTTGGGGTGTAATCGACCGGTTTGTATTCTCCAGCCAGTGGTCTGGATCTACAACGGTCCCACCGTTCCTGTTCATGATTATGGCGTGGTTCGGGTGTTCCTATAACGTAAAATTGCGCACGCACCTGAGCTTTAGCGAATTCCGCTCAAAGATGAGCCCAGTGCGCCAGATGGCTACGTTGAGCCTAGACGCTGTTCTGTGGCTTGGATTCTGCCTGCTTGCGATTACAACTTCTTTGCGGTTCACCGCGTATTCTGCCGATAACTTTCAGATGGTGGATGGGGTCGATGATGTTATGAAGTGGTGGTTCTACATCACTGTTCCGATCGCGTTTACTTTGATGTCAGGCCGCGTGGTCGGCAATTGGCTTGAAGATTGGAGCAATTTCAAAGCTGGAAACCCAATTATCAAACAAGCCGTTATTGGGGGGGATGTCTAA
- a CDS encoding TRAP transporter substrate-binding protein — protein MSIQNRLKGISRRDLFKVAGRYGMSSTLLAAGGAGGVMSLANLANAAETTYDKRFTKEAKHTFKFGASGFNARNLLIERAGALEFCRDLESRTDGEIRIEFIGDNQICGQTSCVEKCQQGIVDFYAASTQNSAGGAPYLNVLDYAYMFRNRADQYHFLYSPASQALLREPYEKRHGLKLLFSHAELRGIQLGLAWEDKPTVTSVEQLAGTKNRVTGTQLGRIAMEAMNLNPVPVAWEETLDGLKQGLIDGAETWASAVAYANMSPVVSQSVHLNFFCGTEATSMNASVFDGLSGDLQDAVMESSYWAQTHVQAANEAALVKTVGQSDPMLPGTIFAENNVRNAFLSDEEIKKAEMMCSPEFQPQLWEQWRERLNGWSGGRDTYQEIYDEVRTIDGDTKPENVEPRRWWKS, from the coding sequence ATGAGTATACAGAACAGACTGAAGGGCATTTCGCGCCGGGACCTTTTCAAGGTCGCAGGGCGTTATGGCATGAGCTCAACTTTGTTGGCAGCCGGCGGTGCTGGTGGCGTGATGAGCCTCGCGAATCTCGCGAACGCCGCAGAAACCACGTATGACAAACGCTTCACTAAAGAAGCAAAGCATACGTTTAAATTCGGCGCGTCTGGCTTTAACGCACGGAACCTTTTGATCGAACGCGCGGGCGCGTTGGAATTCTGTCGCGACCTGGAATCACGTACAGATGGTGAGATCCGCATCGAGTTTATCGGCGACAACCAAATCTGTGGTCAGACGTCATGCGTTGAGAAATGTCAGCAAGGCATCGTTGATTTCTATGCGGCTTCCACACAGAACTCCGCTGGTGGTGCACCTTACTTGAACGTGCTGGACTATGCATACATGTTCCGTAACCGCGCGGATCAGTACCACTTCTTGTATTCACCCGCGTCCCAAGCACTGCTACGCGAGCCTTATGAAAAGCGTCACGGCCTGAAGCTGTTGTTCTCTCACGCTGAACTGCGTGGCATCCAGTTGGGTCTGGCATGGGAAGATAAGCCAACGGTTACATCCGTAGAGCAACTCGCTGGCACGAAAAACCGCGTTACAGGTACACAGCTTGGTCGCATCGCGATGGAAGCCATGAATCTGAACCCGGTTCCAGTCGCATGGGAAGAAACACTCGACGGTCTGAAGCAAGGCCTGATTGATGGCGCGGAAACATGGGCATCTGCGGTTGCATACGCCAACATGTCACCAGTTGTATCCCAGTCTGTTCACTTGAACTTCTTCTGCGGTACAGAAGCTACTTCCATGAACGCATCTGTATTCGATGGTCTGTCCGGCGATCTGCAGGACGCGGTTATGGAATCTTCCTACTGGGCGCAAACGCACGTTCAGGCAGCGAACGAAGCGGCACTGGTGAAAACTGTAGGCCAGTCTGATCCAATGCTGCCAGGCACAATCTTTGCTGAAAACAACGTCCGCAACGCATTCTTGTCCGATGAGGAAATCAAGAAAGCGGAGATGATGTGTTCTCCAGAGTTCCAACCACAGTTGTGGGAGCAATGGCGTGAGCGTCTGAACGGCTGGTCCGGTGGCCGTGATACGTATCAGGAAATCTACGACGAAGTTCGCACAATCGACGGCGACACAAAGCCAGAGAACGTTGAACCACGTCGCTGGTGGAAGTCCTAA